From Dietzia sp. ANT_WB102, a single genomic window includes:
- a CDS encoding transcriptional regulator: MSQEQSTTTSGATASGGSVPGAGGRSDRHARHQLDEVIHAPVRFSIVAALAGVDDAEFATIRDAVEVTDSTLSKQAAVLEKAGYVKVRKGYVGKRPRTWLSLTRGGRRAYESHLAALRAIAGA; encoded by the coding sequence ATGAGTCAGGAACAGTCGACGACGACGAGCGGCGCCACCGCGTCGGGGGGCTCGGTCCCGGGGGCCGGCGGCCGTTCGGACAGGCATGCGCGTCACCAGCTCGACGAGGTGATCCACGCCCCGGTGCGGTTTTCGATCGTCGCCGCACTCGCCGGAGTCGACGACGCCGAGTTCGCGACAATCCGGGACGCGGTGGAGGTGACCGATTCGACCCTGTCCAAGCAGGCCGCGGTGCTGGAGAAGGCCGGGTACGTCAAGGTCCGTAAAGGCTATGTGGGCAAGCGTCCCCGGACCTGGCTCTCGCTCACCCGCGGCGGGCGTCGAGCATACGAGTCGCACCTGGCCGCGCTGCGGGCGATCGCCGGCGCCTGA
- a CDS encoding M1 family metallopeptidase produces MKAVTSDLVARIAAPHTPSGADPVDPYLPGTGNHGYRVTRYELDLDYKMSPNNLRGEAVITATATETLESIQLDFSPHLKVSKVVIDRGGAVRYTRPRGKLSITPAEPLDAGSSFTLTIRYSGNPKPIRGAWGEVGWEELTDGVLVANQPNGASSWFPCDDHPSSKAPFRIRLTTDSPYRAVVTGTLVGKKRSGSTTTWDFDLPHPTSTYLVTINLGRYEHLELTGGPVPFHAFVPAELKRGFRQAFDRQLEMLAVFSDLFGPYPFDSYKVVVTDDELEIPLEAMGMSTFGRTTCEAGDRPDSDERLIAHELAHQWFGNAVTVAQWKHIWLHEGFACYAEWLWTEFSGGADAASHALRYYSKLQNSPQDILLSDPGPKNMFDDRVYKRGALTLHALRLTIGDDRFFDLLRAWVAEHTGKSVTTDDFLHMAADHSPVDLRPLWNAWLFSEPLPPTLGMPDDDTGSR; encoded by the coding sequence TTGAAGGCAGTCACGTCAGACCTCGTCGCCAGGATCGCGGCCCCGCACACGCCGTCGGGCGCCGACCCGGTCGACCCCTATCTGCCCGGCACCGGCAACCACGGGTACCGCGTGACGCGATACGAGTTGGATCTCGACTACAAGATGAGCCCCAACAACCTCCGTGGGGAGGCGGTCATCACGGCCACCGCCACCGAGACGCTCGAGTCGATACAGCTCGACTTCTCCCCGCACCTCAAAGTGTCGAAGGTGGTGATCGACCGCGGCGGGGCCGTCCGCTACACCCGACCCCGCGGCAAACTCTCGATCACCCCCGCCGAACCGCTCGACGCGGGATCGTCGTTCACGCTGACCATCCGCTACTCCGGCAACCCGAAGCCGATCCGCGGCGCGTGGGGGGAGGTCGGGTGGGAGGAACTGACCGACGGCGTCCTAGTAGCCAACCAGCCCAACGGCGCCTCCAGCTGGTTCCCCTGCGACGACCATCCCTCCTCCAAAGCCCCGTTCCGCATCCGGCTCACGACGGACTCGCCCTACCGCGCCGTCGTCACCGGCACGCTGGTCGGCAAGAAGCGCAGCGGAAGCACGACCACCTGGGATTTCGACCTGCCGCACCCCACCTCCACCTACCTTGTCACCATCAACCTCGGCCGCTATGAGCATCTCGAGTTGACCGGGGGGCCGGTGCCGTTCCACGCCTTCGTCCCCGCCGAACTCAAGCGCGGATTCAGGCAGGCCTTCGACCGTCAGCTCGAGATGCTCGCGGTCTTCTCCGACCTCTTCGGCCCGTACCCGTTCGACAGCTACAAGGTCGTGGTGACCGACGACGAGCTCGAGATCCCGCTCGAGGCGATGGGCATGTCGACGTTCGGCCGCACCACGTGTGAGGCCGGGGACCGGCCGGACTCGGACGAGCGGCTCATCGCCCACGAACTCGCCCACCAGTGGTTCGGCAACGCCGTGACCGTCGCCCAGTGGAAACACATCTGGCTGCACGAGGGGTTCGCCTGCTACGCAGAGTGGCTGTGGACCGAATTCTCCGGCGGCGCCGACGCCGCCAGCCACGCCCTGCGCTACTACTCCAAGCTGCAGAATTCCCCCCAGGACATCCTCTTGTCCGACCCCGGGCCGAAGAACATGTTCGACGACCGCGTTTACAAGCGTGGCGCCCTGACCCTGCATGCACTGCGCCTGACGATCGGCGACGACCGCTTCTTCGACCTCCTGCGCGCGTGGGTGGCCGAGCACACCGGAAAATCCGTCACCACCGACGACTTC